In Astyanax mexicanus isolate ESR-SI-001 chromosome 17, AstMex3_surface, whole genome shotgun sequence, a single window of DNA contains:
- the dync2i2 gene encoding WD repeat-containing protein 34, translated as MFMDESLEVVGVRSSWRKSQQRDQHSKSCQTKPVHSAEAESQVRCVEDSSTQTDPQEQISQLQLSADPPGLVEFLRRVEGVVIRELVKNAKSHAFDGFEVNWVDQQQAVTCLHCLGHPDAQQRGLQVTGVSWNCTGSVIACAYGRVDHGDWSTEKSCVCTWNLDRSKLNPKQPDMVIDTATPVMCVSFHPLRPSLIAGGLYSGEVIVWDTSSTQDPVLAQTGISQDTHREPVYEVKWVPGARRGDLAVLSACSGGRILLWSVEAAEGRLSLTSGYALVRQQVPQSSSSNKSRGGTNIGVTSLTLSPWDLDSFLVGSEGGLVLKCAFSSQTVAAVPPNGESVALRAPAQFSFSARAGPVHSLHFSPFHRNLFVSVGTDGLAQIHSMLQPRALLTMRVSDSYVFGVRWSPVRPLVFAAVTGQGLVQVFDLGRRSLRPAATIDQNTGGQPAYCLEFSPRQLLAVGNADGTVNIWQLSAELTVQSSRESVVLEQLANEVAE; from the exons aaaagctGTCAGACGAAGCCGGTTCACAGTGCAGAAGCTGAATCTCAGGTCAGGTGTGTTGAGGACAGCAGCACTCAGACAGATCCGCAGGAGCAGATCTCTCAGCTCCAGCTCTCAGCAGACCCGCCTGGGCTGGTGGAGTTCCTGCGTAGAGTAGAGGGTGTGGTCATCAGGGAGCTGGTGAAGAACGCCAAGAGCCATGCCTTTGATGGATTTGAAGTGAATTGGGTCGATCAGCAACAGGCG GTGACTTGCTTGCATTGTCTTGGGCATCCTGATGCACAACAGAGGGGGCTACAGGTCACTGGCGTGTCTTGGAACTGCACTGGTTCTGTAATCGCCTGTGCTTATGGCCG TGTTGATCATGGAGACTGGAGCACTGAGAAGTCCTGTGTGTGCACCTGGAACCTGGACCGGAGCAAATTAAATCCCAAACAGCCGGACATGGTCATCGATACGGCCACACCCGTCATGTGTGTCTCTTTCCATCCCCTGCGGCCGTCTCTAATCGCTG GAGGGCTTTACAGTGGAGAGGTGATAGTCTGGGATACAAGTTCCACTCAAGACCCTGTTTTGGCTCAAACAGGGATTTCACAAGATACACACAGAGAACCAGTGTATGAG gtGAAATGGGTTCCAGGGGCTCGTAGAGGAGACCTGGCTGTCCTGAGTGCGTGCTCTGGAGGCAGAATTCTGCTGTGGAGTGTAGAAGCAGCAGAAGGCAGGCTGAGCTTAACTTCTGGATATGCTCTGGTCAGACAACAGGTTCCTCAAAGCAGCTCATCAAACAAG AGCAGAGGTGGCACTAATATAGGGGTCACCTCTCTGACTCTCTCACCCTGGGACCTGGACTCGTTCCTGGTGGGCTCTGAGGGGGGTCTGGTGCTTAAATGTGCTTTCAGCAGTCAGACAGTGGCAGCAGTGCCCCCTAATGGTGAGAGCGTTGCACTGCGCGCGCCTGCACAGTTCTCTTTCTCAGCGAGAGCTGGACCCGTACATTCCCTCCACTTCTCCCCGTTTCACAG AAACCTGTTTGTGAGTGTTGGGACAGATGGCCTGGCCCAAATTCACAGCATGCTGCAGCCCAGAGCCCTGCTGACCATGCGAGTTTCTGACTCTTATGTGTTTGGAGTGAGATGGTCTCCTGTCAGGCCTCTAGTTTTTGCTGCTGTCACTGGCCAAG GGTTGGTGCAGGTGTTTGATCTGGGTCGGAGGTCTCTGAGGCCAGCAGCTACAATCGACCAAAACACGGGAGGACAGCCGGCATACTGTCTGGAGTTCAGCCCCCGGCAGCTCCTGGCAGTGGGCAACGCAGACGGAACGGTCAACATCTGGCAGCTGAGTGCAGAGTTAACTGTGCAGAGCTCGAGAGAAAGTGTAGTGCTGGAGCAGCTGGCCAACGAGGTGGCAGAGTGA